A portion of the Natronococcus sp. AD-5 genome contains these proteins:
- a CDS encoding DUF7553 family protein, producing the protein MSEESHLERARDELRRASDAADRTIQNQVDSIVEGLDEEQNGHRTQDEPGPKADRVAELTKKLGGLEDEAEGAAADHIAAARDHCREYLELTGDER; encoded by the coding sequence ATGTCGGAGGAATCTCACCTCGAGCGCGCACGCGACGAACTCAGGCGAGCCAGCGACGCGGCCGATCGAACGATCCAGAACCAGGTCGACTCGATCGTCGAAGGGCTCGACGAGGAGCAGAACGGTCACAGAACCCAGGACGAGCCGGGACCGAAAGCCGACCGAGTGGCCGAATTAACGAAGAAACTAGGGGGACTCGAGGACGAGGCCGAGGGCGCGGCCGCCGATCACATCGCGGCCGCCCGCGATCACTGCCGCGAGTACCTGGAACTGACGGGCGACGAGCGCTGA